Proteins co-encoded in one Stutzerimonas stutzeri genomic window:
- a CDS encoding energy transducer TonB, with amino-acid sequence MNAATRRPIPAHTDVRPADRLGFTLFLAAVLHAALILGLGFSLSTPKQTSKTLEITLSTFKSEDKPKEADFLAQDNQQGSGTLEHKASPKTTEQAPFQDTQVRKVTPASAPPPSRRNETQKTAVATRAPQPEKTAEKATDNPPKPQAPPAPVYDSSQLSSEIASLEAELAQQVEQYAKRPRVSRQNSAATMRDISAWYRDEWRKKVERIGNLNYPDEARRQRIYGSLRMLVIVDRNGAVQELRVLESSGQAVLDEAAMRIVRLAAPFAPFSGELAQKFDQVEIIRTWRFERGDRLSSR; translated from the coding sequence ATGAACGCTGCAACACGCCGACCCATTCCTGCCCATACCGATGTCCGTCCGGCGGATCGTCTCGGCTTTACGCTGTTCCTCGCCGCCGTCTTGCATGCCGCATTGATCCTGGGGCTCGGCTTCAGCCTTTCCACGCCCAAGCAGACCAGCAAGACGCTGGAAATCACCCTGTCCACCTTCAAAAGCGAAGACAAGCCGAAGGAAGCCGACTTCCTCGCCCAGGACAACCAGCAAGGCAGCGGCACGCTGGAACACAAGGCGTCGCCGAAAACCACCGAGCAAGCGCCTTTCCAGGATACCCAGGTGCGCAAGGTCACGCCTGCGTCGGCGCCGCCTCCGAGCCGCCGCAACGAGACACAGAAGACAGCCGTCGCCACCCGCGCACCGCAGCCGGAGAAAACGGCGGAGAAGGCTACGGACAACCCGCCCAAACCGCAGGCACCGCCCGCTCCGGTCTATGACAGCTCGCAGCTCAGCTCGGAAATCGCGAGCCTGGAGGCCGAGTTGGCGCAGCAGGTCGAGCAGTATGCCAAACGACCGCGTGTCAGCCGTCAGAACAGCGCGGCGACGATGCGCGATATCAGCGCCTGGTATCGCGACGAGTGGCGCAAGAAGGTCGAGCGCATCGGCAACCTCAACTACCCCGACGAAGCTCGCCGTCAACGCATCTACGGCAGCCTGCGCATGCTTGTGATCGTCGATCGCAACGGCGCGGTCCAGGAGCTTCGCGTCCTGGAGTCTTCCGGGCAAGCCGTGCTCGACGAGGCAGCCATGCGTATCGTTCGACTCGCCGCACCCTTCGCCCCGTTTTCCGGCGAACTGGCGCAGAAGTTCGACCAGGTCGAAATCATCAGAACCTGGCGCTTCGAGCGGGGTGACCGGCTGTCGAGCCGCTGA